The following proteins are encoded in a genomic region of Alistipes shahii WAL 8301:
- a CDS encoding KAP family NTPase produces the protein MFQLFQRPTCPLLRDSSDVKNKISPLKIFSLIAALIITIILVQFSVQEIDTKVSIYSIIALVGVLGGILTGAFNQLKVSVQRPHIFAPEQFEQCFKEMIEATLKPDILKRVLEFILPNTDRQKQIIIVIDNVDRCNNEQAYNLLTDIKTFLSNEPYNIIFIIPVDDEALRKHILGSVKNVTDDCAKEKEEFLRKFFNVAIRIKPHQPTEMYEFAKKLNDKYNLEFSNATINIASKEYARNPRRIIQLFNNLSAELNNFPADFAVKYETLICKLLIIREEYYAYYQEVLQDYSLFEKGIVPKSLEKNSELKRLLDDTRSYTSNCDSFVISKILTNSDSLFADIPQKIKDIIDSHNVTDALKELPIWLAENVSHLDKLTTYCLHNIDRTIRHKLWDTEFKAYFEFIAAVNPSVQFTYNDNLRFEEKFRLSLDEIIVVANNPEQIVAYSCNLYRQGLRYITDGISSYLLKNERSAGIWDSYFHECIRQYNDASVIKPLGVLFTKVYKQDHFSLTELNQAQIDYLVNDDLLSYAIEQWPDLDNDNIYIKDVVYISQKRQISENVVIKIYEKIHHILGDLRGVSQSIILEKLKAINIVTENLSLTNNLPSIQNIVTLIAGTRPMPHPSYPSHRNYDQNIRFIDECTNDDTAIETVVKFGCITYKVSSGRIAIDNIIDPFFAQSSNIILDQLLWLKNRWGFNLYPLANYILKFKSYNNDKLMELFADHFTAKPNNRYILSEEIIQTKLDEMLKFAIQHNSSQMFDWLNAISLKSERIKAMLIPIISEKTIADIQTLPKDLMNLAVNSINKTNIENYKKYPDFLTYLAQNGNMQQKSYLAGMFSDMLNKNENVNVVLGIIQSFNSLKQVDCKLLTTQIQRIMEGLDSLPDDNEYLTAMSYLNSLLQPLTRAKEDKKTA, from the coding sequence ATGTTTCAACTATTTCAAAGACCGACTTGCCCGCTTTTACGGGACAGTAGTGATGTCAAGAATAAAATTTCACCCCTGAAAATATTTTCACTAATCGCCGCATTAATAATTACGATTATCTTGGTGCAATTTTCCGTTCAGGAAATTGATACTAAAGTTTCTATATATTCTATTATAGCTCTTGTAGGAGTGTTGGGCGGAATATTAACAGGTGCTTTCAACCAACTTAAAGTATCTGTCCAAAGACCTCATATTTTTGCGCCAGAACAATTCGAGCAATGTTTTAAAGAAATGATAGAGGCAACGCTAAAGCCAGATATATTGAAACGCGTTTTAGAGTTTATTTTACCGAACACGGACCGTCAGAAACAAATAATAATAGTAATTGACAATGTGGATAGATGTAATAATGAACAGGCGTATAATCTATTAACAGACATCAAAACATTCTTAAGTAATGAACCATATAATATTATCTTTATTATTCCTGTGGATGATGAGGCATTGAGGAAACACATATTAGGTTCAGTAAAAAACGTAACGGACGATTGCGCAAAGGAAAAAGAGGAGTTTTTACGTAAATTTTTTAATGTTGCGATAAGAATAAAACCGCATCAACCAACTGAAATGTATGAATTTGCAAAAAAACTAAACGATAAATATAATCTAGAGTTTTCTAACGCAACTATCAATATTGCATCTAAAGAGTATGCAAGAAATCCTCGTCGTATTATCCAATTATTCAATAATCTATCGGCAGAATTAAATAATTTCCCTGCAGATTTTGCAGTAAAATATGAAACTTTAATTTGTAAATTATTAATAATACGAGAGGAGTATTATGCTTATTATCAAGAGGTATTACAAGACTATTCTCTATTCGAGAAAGGTATTGTTCCAAAGAGTTTAGAGAAAAATTCGGAACTCAAACGCTTATTGGATGATACCAGAAGTTATACATCTAATTGCGATAGTTTTGTCATTTCTAAAATACTAACAAATTCGGATAGCCTATTTGCCGATATACCACAAAAAATAAAGGATATAATAGATTCGCATAATGTTACAGATGCATTGAAGGAGCTTCCAATATGGCTTGCTGAAAATGTTTCGCATTTAGACAAATTAACTACTTATTGCCTACATAATATAGATAGAACGATAAGACATAAACTATGGGATACTGAATTCAAAGCATATTTTGAGTTTATTGCAGCAGTCAATCCATCAGTACAATTTACATATAATGACAATTTAAGATTTGAAGAAAAATTCAGATTGTCATTAGATGAAATTATCGTTGTTGCAAATAACCCAGAACAGATTGTAGCCTATTCTTGTAATTTATATAGGCAAGGATTACGATACATAACAGACGGTATCTCATCATACCTTCTAAAGAACGAGCGTTCTGCTGGGATTTGGGATAGTTATTTTCATGAATGTATCCGACAATATAATGATGCCTCTGTAATAAAACCTTTAGGTGTACTATTCACCAAGGTGTATAAACAAGACCATTTCTCTTTGACCGAACTAAATCAAGCGCAAATAGATTATTTGGTTAATGACGATTTACTTTCATATGCAATAGAGCAATGGCCAGATTTAGACAATGATAATATTTACATCAAGGATGTTGTATACATATCACAGAAGCGCCAGATTTCAGAAAATGTTGTTATAAAGATTTATGAGAAAATACACCATATTTTAGGAGACTTGAGGGGCGTTTCTCAAAGTATTATTCTAGAAAAATTGAAAGCCATAAATATTGTGACAGAAAATTTATCATTAACCAATAATCTGCCCTCTATTCAAAATATTGTTACTCTAATCGCTGGAACGAGGCCAATGCCTCATCCCTCATATCCATCACATCGGAATTACGATCAAAACATTAGGTTTATAGATGAGTGTACTAATGATGATACAGCCATTGAAACCGTTGTTAAATTTGGTTGCATTACATATAAGGTGTCAAGTGGTCGAATTGCAATTGACAATATAATAGATCCATTCTTCGCTCAATCCTCAAATATAATTTTAGATCAATTATTATGGTTAAAAAATAGATGGGGATTTAACTTGTATCCTTTGGCGAATTATATTCTTAAATTCAAGTCGTATAACAACGATAAATTAATGGAATTATTTGCAGATCATTTTACAGCTAAACCTAACAATAGGTATATTCTTTCGGAAGAAATAATACAAACGAAATTAGATGAGATGTTAAAATTTGCCATTCAACATAATAGTTCCCAAATGTTTGATTGGTTGAATGCAATTTCTCTTAAAAGTGAGAGGATTAAAGCTATGTTAATTCCTATTATATCGGAAAAAACGATTGCAGATATACAAACTTTACCAAAGGACTTGATGAATCTGGCTGTAAATAGTATCAATAAAACAAACATTGAAAATTATAAGAAATATCCAGACTTCTTAACTTATCTGGCTCAAAATGGTAATATGCAACAGAAAAGTTATTTAGCAGGGATGTTCTCTGATATGCTAAATAAAAATGAGAATGTAAATGTCGTATTAGGCATAATACAGTCATTCAATTCATTAAAACAGGTAGATTGCAAGTTGCTTACAACGCAAATACAACGCATAATGGAGGGGCTAGATAGTCTACCAGATGATAATGAATATTTAACAGCGATGAGTTACTTAAATTCTTTACTTCAACCATTAACACGCGCAAAAGAAGATAAAAAAACAGCGTAA
- a CDS encoding DUF6908 domain-containing protein, translated as MKTLDRKAAEIFRALLALQTTKIDNSDGTYMPVYLELIGRIDNYNFFSLAHYGQQNGDAMRDPEMLFALHKETQQFIPYYYRNDYCGIEQNSVKWSEDGIALNPRLQAEHTTFANQWLRNIAAQQGIL; from the coding sequence ATGAAAACACTTGACAGAAAGGCGGCGGAGATTTTCCGCGCATTGTTGGCTCTGCAAACAACCAAAATCGACAACTCGGACGGTACTTATATGCCCGTCTACCTTGAACTGATCGGCCGTATCGACAACTACAACTTTTTCTCGCTGGCTCATTACGGACAGCAAAACGGAGATGCCATGCGAGACCCCGAAATGCTCTTTGCCCTGCACAAAGAAACACAGCAATTCATTCCGTACTATTACCGCAATGACTACTGCGGCATCGAGCAGAACAGCGTGAAATGGTCGGAAGATGGAATAGCGTTGAATCCTCGCTTGCAGGCAGAACACACCACATTCGCTAATCAATGGCTCCGTAACATAGCCGCTCAACAAGGAATCCTATGA
- a CDS encoding PL29 family lyase N-terminal domain-containing protein translates to MKKLLAFAALFAVVALTSCKYDDDDLWNSVHGLENRVAKLEELCKQMNTNIASLQTIVTALQNNVYVTGTTPFMQDGKEIGYTITFSKGNPITIYHGKDGQNGEDGEDGTTPTIGVKKDTDGVYYWTLNGEFIVVDGGKIKAEGKDGTNGTNGTTPQFKIENDYWFISYDDGDTWTQLGKATGEDGKDGQDGVGGDSMFSGVDYETSTDYVIFTLSNGTQIKLPTWSAFEALQRLCNETNTNLSALQTIVTALQNNDYITSVDPLTENGKVVGYTIKFAKSNPIVIYNGKDGADGNTPVIGVKKDTDGIYYWTLDGEFIVVDGQKIKAQGTDGNNGADGSDGVTPKLEIREGYWWISYDNGTNWTQLGKATGEDGKDADSIKITQDENNVYFELADGTVITISKTGQSADPNIIQFEDALVKAICITNWDKNEDGALSYEEAAAVTTIGTEFSEKGIYAFNELQYFTGLTSIPNDAFLNCNELLSIKLPDNIISINVAAFRGCASLKKIHIPANVESIKLQAFYGCISLISIDIPASVKTIQAGAFSNCRKLASVTFEKGSQLKTIGEIIPSNITKGAFTNCTSLTFIEIPASVETIEAAAFKGCSSLTTITFEKDSQLKIIGGGRDASASPVTYYGAFCSLKNLTTLDMSECTQVEEIGEGAFSNNSELQIFRIGTSIPPTCDNNTFYHINSNSVLKVPSGCINAYKAASGWKNFASITGLDE, encoded by the coding sequence ATGAAAAAACTATTGGCTTTTGCCGCATTATTTGCGGTGGTTGCGCTCACATCGTGTAAATACGATGATGATGACCTTTGGAACAGCGTTCACGGATTGGAAAACCGTGTCGCAAAATTAGAGGAACTCTGCAAACAGATGAACACCAATATTGCATCGTTGCAGACCATCGTAACAGCATTACAGAACAACGTCTATGTTACGGGGACTACACCTTTTATGCAAGACGGTAAAGAAATCGGTTATACAATTACTTTCAGCAAAGGTAATCCTATTACCATTTATCACGGCAAGGACGGACAAAACGGTGAAGACGGTGAAGACGGGACAACACCCACCATCGGCGTAAAAAAAGATACTGATGGTGTCTATTATTGGACGTTGAACGGTGAATTTATTGTGGTTGATGGTGGGAAAATTAAAGCCGAGGGCAAAGACGGCACAAACGGAACCAACGGCACGACCCCGCAATTCAAGATCGAAAATGATTATTGGTTTATCTCCTACGACGACGGCGATACTTGGACACAGTTGGGCAAAGCCACAGGGGAAGATGGCAAGGATGGACAAGATGGTGTAGGTGGTGATTCGATGTTTTCAGGCGTGGATTATGAAACCAGCACGGACTATGTAATTTTCACTTTATCGAACGGTACGCAAATCAAACTACCCACATGGTCGGCATTTGAAGCCTTACAGCGTCTTTGTAACGAAACGAATACCAATCTTTCAGCCTTACAGACGATTGTAACAGCACTCCAAAACAATGATTATATCACAAGTGTAGACCCGCTGACCGAGAACGGCAAGGTGGTAGGCTACACGATTAAGTTTGCCAAGAGTAACCCGATTGTGATTTACAACGGTAAAGACGGTGCAGATGGAAACACTCCCGTTATCGGTGTGAAGAAAGACACGGACGGCATCTATTATTGGACGCTGGACGGAGAGTTTATCGTTGTGGACGGGCAGAAGATAAAAGCACAAGGGACAGACGGTAATAATGGTGCGGATGGTTCAGACGGTGTTACGCCTAAACTCGAAATTCGAGAGGGATATTGGTGGATTTCCTATGATAACGGAACGAATTGGACACAATTAGGCAAAGCCACGGGAGAGGACGGCAAGGATGCAGACAGCATTAAAATCACGCAGGATGAGAACAATGTTTACTTTGAATTGGCAGATGGTACGGTAATCACGATTTCCAAAACGGGACAATCGGCAGACCCGAATATCATTCAATTTGAAGATGCATTAGTAAAGGCTATCTGTATTACTAATTGGGATAAAAATGAAGATGGAGCCCTGTCATACGAGGAAGCCGCTGCTGTAACAACAATTGGTACAGAGTTCAGCGAAAAAGGGATATATGCATTTAATGAATTACAATATTTTACTGGCTTAACCTCAATTCCTAACGACGCATTTTTGAATTGTAACGAGTTGTTATCAATAAAATTACCCGATAATATTATTTCAATTAATGTAGCTGCTTTTCGAGGTTGCGCTTCTCTGAAAAAAATTCATATTCCTGCAAATGTAGAATCTATTAAGTTGCAAGCGTTCTATGGTTGTATTTCATTGATTTCCATAGATATTCCTGCAAGTGTAAAAACTATTCAAGCTGGTGCATTCTCCAATTGTCGCAAACTGGCATCGGTTACCTTTGAAAAAGGCTCTCAACTCAAAACTATTGGAGAAATAATTCCTTCAAATATAACAAAAGGTGCATTTACTAATTGCACTTCATTGACTTTTATTGAAATTCCTGCAAGTGTAGAAACAATTGAAGCGGCTGCATTTAAGGGTTGCTCCTCTCTGACAACTATAACATTCGAGAAAGATTCACAGTTAAAAATCATTGGTGGGGGTCGTGATGCTAGTGCTTCTCCTGTTACTTATTATGGAGCTTTCTGCAGCTTAAAGAATCTTACGACCTTAGATATGTCCGAATGTACCCAAGTAGAAGAAATCGGAGAAGGAGCATTTTCTAATAATTCTGAACTTCAAATATTTAGAATTGGGACCTCAATACCTCCTACATGCGATAACAATACATTCTATCATATAAACTCTAATTCTGTACTTAAAGTACCGTCAGGGTGTATTAACGCATACAAAGCCGCAAGTGGTTGGAAGAACTTTGCAAGCATTACAGGATTAGATGAATAA
- a CDS encoding protein-export chaperone SecB: MDNTSIAKFRFNGFTIRKSTIDIKGESIISPEMSLKIDLNGEHFVKECAFTLYMKVSITNKDKSIKVTTEAVARYEFDKECNNTELDNYFYVNAPAILFPYIRAYIATLSTLSGLTNPIMLPTLNLSKLAGQLKNNTLSK, from the coding sequence ATGGATAACACATCAATTGCTAAATTTCGTTTTAACGGATTTACAATCCGCAAATCAACGATTGATATAAAAGGGGAATCTATTATTTCTCCAGAAATGTCATTAAAAATAGACCTAAATGGAGAGCATTTTGTCAAAGAATGCGCGTTCACATTGTATATGAAAGTCTCAATAACAAATAAAGATAAATCTATAAAAGTTACAACGGAGGCTGTTGCTCGTTATGAATTTGATAAAGAATGTAATAATACAGAATTAGATAACTATTTCTATGTTAATGCACCTGCTATATTATTCCCTTATATTAGAGCATATATAGCTACCTTATCTACATTATCGGGCTTGACTAATCCTATTATGTTGCCAACATTAAATCTCAGCAAATTGGCAGGGCAACTAAAAAACAATACTTTGTCTAAATAA
- a CDS encoding PriCT-2 domain-containing protein, with protein sequence MFENYFAQKPLGDVDLIKWCKTAKFKEQVIAFRTTSNEKVRQRIKRNLPCITPSGIFKTRSRDGLVQHTGFICIDIDHKDNGVFGLEWFDKKRLVAKTFDSLLCASMSISGNGLYLIFRIAHPDMHLAQFDALVREIYEKTGLVADQGCCDVCRLRGASYDAYPYINPHAKPYRGVLKERTARAKVRTAREKELLDAKVYKLIKKIREKKKDITDDYHDWYCIGCALAHEYGKEEGLRLFHLVSMHSKKYYPTDCDEQFAKCLRSRKIGIETFLWICKKHGVTFK encoded by the coding sequence GTGTTCGAGAACTACTTCGCACAGAAACCACTCGGCGATGTTGACCTGATAAAGTGGTGTAAGACTGCCAAATTCAAGGAGCAGGTTATCGCGTTCCGCACGACCTCCAACGAGAAGGTTCGCCAACGAATTAAACGCAACCTGCCGTGCATCACTCCCAGCGGGATATTCAAGACTCGGAGCCGTGACGGGCTGGTTCAGCACACCGGGTTCATATGCATCGACATCGACCACAAGGACAACGGCGTATTCGGACTGGAGTGGTTCGATAAGAAGAGACTCGTCGCCAAGACCTTCGACAGCTTGTTGTGTGCAAGTATGTCGATCAGCGGGAATGGCTTGTACCTGATTTTCCGCATCGCTCACCCGGACATGCACCTGGCACAATTCGACGCTCTGGTTCGGGAGATCTACGAGAAAACGGGGCTCGTCGCCGACCAAGGGTGTTGCGATGTCTGCCGCTTGCGGGGAGCCAGTTACGATGCCTACCCATACATCAATCCGCACGCGAAGCCTTATCGGGGCGTGCTGAAAGAAAGAACCGCAAGGGCCAAAGTCCGGACGGCCCGGGAAAAGGAGCTGCTCGATGCAAAGGTCTATAAATTAATCAAGAAAATCCGTGAAAAGAAGAAGGATATCACCGACGACTATCACGACTGGTATTGCATCGGATGCGCCTTGGCACACGAATACGGCAAGGAGGAGGGGCTGCGGCTATTTCATCTGGTCAGCATGCACTCCAAGAAGTATTACCCGACCGACTGCGACGAGCAGTTCGCCAAATGTCTGCGGAGCCGAAAAATCGGGATCGAGACCTTTCTATGGATTTGCAAGAAACACGGGGTGACGTTCAAGTAG
- a CDS encoding DUF6291 domain-containing protein: MKTETTTTKPAFDPEVPPREGFIFYRTFYEALASMKNRARLHLYDVIMRYALYGEEPTDLNGEQMRTFILIRPQLDANERKRQAKYKKKAIKKNNDEELNKFFTKTEDEENDNLRILNDIQYE; this comes from the coding sequence ATGAAAACTGAAACAACAACGACCAAGCCCGCATTCGACCCGGAGGTTCCGCCCCGTGAAGGGTTCATCTTCTACCGTACCTTTTATGAAGCGTTGGCCTCGATGAAGAACAGGGCAAGATTACACCTCTATGATGTGATTATGAGATATGCTCTCTACGGCGAGGAACCGACGGATCTCAACGGGGAGCAGATGCGAACCTTCATACTGATCCGTCCCCAGCTGGATGCCAACGAACGGAAACGGCAAGCAAAGTACAAAAAGAAGGCAATCAAAAAGAATAACGACGAAGAACTCAACAAATTTTTCACAAAAACCGAAGACGAAGAAAATGACAATCTACGAATACTCAACGATATACAATATGAATAG
- a CDS encoding helix-turn-helix domain-containing protein — protein sequence MKNITDDTPIAMLTVGQLKEILSIDKIMGHLTPSRAPDKELLTVADVARLTGYSISTVYKLTSERKIPFHKPEHKGRKLYFNREEILDWLQSESHPTIEQENIQRINQLKKH from the coding sequence ATGAAAAATATTACCGACGACACCCCGATCGCAATGCTGACGGTAGGACAGTTGAAAGAGATCTTATCAATCGACAAAATTATGGGGCATCTAACTCCGAGCCGCGCTCCGGACAAAGAGTTGCTGACAGTTGCCGACGTTGCCCGGCTTACAGGGTACAGTATCTCTACGGTCTATAAGCTCACAAGTGAACGAAAGATACCGTTCCACAAACCAGAGCATAAAGGCCGCAAACTTTACTTTAACCGTGAGGAGATTCTCGACTGGTTGCAGAGCGAATCACACCCGACGATCGAACAGGAAAACATCCAGAGAATAAACCAATTAAAAAAGCATTAA
- a CDS encoding site-specific integrase, with protein sequence MAYSIRFPRRHDKADRNGRYAVRLCITKNKRRKYIALDLYADPAYWDEAGEQFIILRNLKGAEQKAENKQCEAGNALLAKYKVRAREIVERFEIEGIDWTLNQFEDAFLNTSKQGKFNAYFTDRIAELHATGHIGNSQTYKQTQDILKSYDRKLDQRLFSDIDLRYVRGFDMFLQKRGCCGNTRKFYFKALRAILNRANAEGVGSVATYPFGRGGFEVSKLEEATAKRYLPAAELSKLKSTTASNPQCEYARKLFLFSYYCYGISFIDMAMLTAAQIKQMEDGDYIVYKRQKIKRQKGVKPISIKITPAIRQLIGSLQAASPTVDDFLLPIVTRSGYTGERLYMHIRARYSKYQKYLRLLAEELGIDFHLTSYVSRHTAAMTLQRNNIPREVISQMLGHADLETTNIYLDSFDNEVINEAAKVL encoded by the coding sequence ATGGCTTATTCCATCCGGTTTCCCCGTCGTCACGACAAGGCCGACCGCAACGGCCGTTACGCCGTCAGGTTGTGTATCACCAAAAACAAGCGGCGCAAATATATCGCGCTCGACCTCTACGCCGATCCCGCATATTGGGACGAGGCCGGTGAGCAATTCATCATCCTGCGCAACCTGAAAGGAGCCGAACAGAAAGCCGAGAATAAACAATGCGAAGCCGGCAATGCGCTGCTGGCGAAGTACAAGGTTCGCGCCCGCGAGATCGTCGAACGCTTCGAGATCGAAGGTATCGACTGGACGCTGAACCAGTTCGAGGACGCCTTTCTGAACACCTCCAAACAGGGCAAGTTCAACGCCTATTTCACCGACCGTATCGCGGAACTGCACGCAACGGGACATATCGGCAATTCCCAAACCTATAAGCAGACGCAGGACATATTGAAAAGCTATGACCGGAAGCTGGATCAACGTCTCTTTTCCGACATCGACCTGCGTTATGTCCGGGGATTCGATATGTTTCTTCAAAAGCGGGGCTGTTGCGGCAACACGCGCAAATTCTATTTCAAGGCGTTGCGGGCCATTCTGAACCGGGCCAATGCGGAGGGCGTCGGTTCGGTAGCGACCTACCCGTTCGGACGGGGCGGGTTCGAGGTCTCCAAACTCGAAGAGGCGACTGCCAAACGTTACCTGCCTGCCGCCGAGCTGTCGAAACTCAAAAGCACCACGGCCAGCAATCCGCAATGCGAATACGCTCGCAAGCTGTTTCTCTTTTCCTACTATTGTTACGGCATTTCGTTCATCGACATGGCGATGCTCACGGCCGCCCAGATCAAACAGATGGAGGACGGCGACTATATCGTCTACAAGCGGCAGAAGATCAAGCGGCAGAAAGGTGTCAAACCTATTTCGATCAAGATCACGCCCGCAATCCGGCAACTGATCGGGAGCCTGCAAGCGGCCTCGCCGACCGTGGACGATTTCCTGCTGCCGATCGTCACCCGCTCCGGCTATACGGGCGAGCGGCTCTACATGCACATTCGGGCCCGTTACAGCAAGTATCAAAAATACCTGCGCCTGCTCGCCGAGGAGCTCGGAATAGATTTTCACCTGACGAGCTACGTCTCCCGCCATACGGCGGCCATGACCTTGCAGCGCAACAACATTCCGCGCGAGGTGATTTCACAGATGCTCGGCCATGCCGATCTGGAAACCACGAACATCTATCTCGACAGCTTCGACAACGAAGTGATCAACGAGGCGGCGAAAGTGCTCTAA
- a CDS encoding AAA family ATPase, with product MAKIINPFIVTGKIAPEYFCDRVSESARLVKSVTNGNNLVVISPRRMGKTGLIQFCYDKPEIGKEYYTFFIDILHTSSLREFTYLLGREIYETLLPRSRKMATLFIQTIKSISGKFGFDPISNLPTFNVELGDIERPEYTLDEIFQYLSHADKPCIVAIDEFQQIAKYPEKNIEALLRTHIQRSENSHFIFAGSERHMMQEMFASAARPFYHSADMLELKAIPAEIYIPFIVGHFERRNRSIAAVDVEKVYALFQGHTYYIQKTFNESFADTPEGDECTLETIRAAIDNMIASNDTIFREILSNVPEKQKELLYAIAKEGEAERITSADFIKRHSLTSASSVQSAAKKLLEKDLITEINKVFSVTDRLFAMWINKLYGKNPDF from the coding sequence ATGGCGAAGATTATAAATCCATTCATTGTGACCGGAAAGATCGCTCCGGAGTATTTTTGCGATCGGGTGAGCGAATCAGCCCGGCTTGTCAAGTCGGTTACCAACGGCAATAATTTGGTTGTCATTTCACCGCGCCGTATGGGTAAAACAGGGCTGATTCAGTTCTGTTACGACAAGCCGGAAATCGGTAAGGAGTACTATACTTTTTTCATCGATATTCTGCATACGTCGAGCCTCCGCGAATTTACCTATCTGCTCGGTCGGGAGATTTACGAAACACTCCTGCCTCGCAGTCGTAAAATGGCGACTCTTTTCATTCAGACGATTAAGTCCATCAGCGGGAAATTCGGGTTCGACCCCATCTCCAATCTTCCCACTTTCAATGTCGAGTTGGGAGATATCGAGCGACCCGAATATACGCTCGATGAGATTTTTCAATATTTGTCTCATGCGGACAAGCCTTGCATCGTAGCGATCGATGAGTTCCAGCAAATTGCCAAATATCCGGAGAAGAACATAGAGGCTTTGTTGCGGACTCACATCCAAAGGTCGGAGAACAGCCATTTTATCTTTGCCGGGAGCGAACGCCACATGATGCAGGAGATGTTTGCATCGGCCGCCCGGCCGTTCTACCATAGTGCCGACATGTTGGAGCTGAAAGCCATTCCTGCGGAGATTTACATCCCGTTTATCGTCGGGCATTTCGAGCGGCGCAACCGTTCGATAGCCGCCGTCGATGTGGAAAAGGTTTATGCACTTTTTCAGGGGCACACCTACTATATCCAAAAGACCTTCAACGAATCGTTTGCCGATACGCCCGAAGGCGACGAATGTACGTTGGAGACGATCCGGGCTGCCATCGATAATATGATTGCTTCGAACGATACGATTTTCCGGGAGATTTTGTCGAACGTTCCTGAAAAGCAGAAGGAGTTGCTTTATGCCATCGCCAAGGAGGGCGAAGCCGAGCGTATTACATCTGCCGATTTCATCAAACGGCACAGTCTTACTTCGGCCAGTTCGGTACAGTCGGCCGCAAAGAAACTACTCGAAAAGGATCTTATCACCGAAATTAACAAGGTTTTTTCTGTAACCGACCGATTATTTGCCATGTGGATAAATAAATTATATGGGAAAAATCCGGATTTTTAA
- a CDS encoding zeta toxin family protein: MPKLYIIAGCNGAGKTTASYTVLPEMLGCREFVNADEIAKGLSPFNPESVAIEAGRLMLQRMDDLLSEGEDFAFETTLATRSYVKFVERAQAKGYFVTLLYFWLPTPEQAIERVATRVSEGGHNIPSDVIRRRYANGIKNLTTLYTPICDFWTIYDNSSADEEIKIVASGEKNITIHVEDALSYKLITNYERD; this comes from the coding sequence ATGCCGAAACTCTATATCATAGCGGGTTGCAACGGTGCAGGGAAAACGACTGCATCCTATACTGTGTTGCCTGAAATGCTGGGATGCCGAGAGTTCGTCAATGCCGACGAAATAGCAAAAGGGCTGTCGCCGTTCAATCCCGAAAGCGTGGCGATCGAGGCAGGACGGTTGATGCTGCAACGAATGGATGATCTTTTGTCCGAAGGCGAGGATTTTGCGTTTGAAACGACGTTGGCGACCCGTTCCTATGTGAAATTCGTGGAGCGGGCGCAGGCGAAAGGCTATTTTGTGACATTGCTATACTTTTGGTTGCCGACACCCGAACAGGCTATCGAGCGTGTTGCAACACGAGTAAGCGAGGGCGGGCACAATATTCCGTCGGATGTGATTCGGCGGCGTTATGCGAACGGCATCAAGAATTTAACGACCCTCTATACCCCGATTTGTGATTTCTGGACAATCTACGACAACAGCTCGGCAGACGAAGAGATTAAAATAGTTGCGTCGGGTGAGAAAAACATAACAATTCATGTTGAAGACGCGTTATCCTATAAACTGATTACGAATTATGAGCGAGATTGA